Proteins encoded in a region of the Terriglobales bacterium genome:
- a CDS encoding nuclease, with protein sequence MRPVVQRIFLVIVLTILAIQPASPWWDNGHVLINRTAALKVPASMPSFMRLAAERLAYLGPEPDRWRERSEFSLKNSQEPDHYLNMEMVADVPDLPQGRYDYYRLLYAKRVAAKKNGDEFLPETVGTQPYITIEIYDRLKVAFREYRRMKQQNLPTEAVEQNAVLYAGWLGHYVADGSNPLHTTISYDGWVGPNPNGYTTQKGIHAEFEGRFVTRTLDQMEIASLVQEPVRQKDPWHDYLQYLRDSNHLVEKVYQLEKAGEWKDTGTPESRQFLRQRLAAGAQMLLNLWYTAWEESALPVPPRSPTPASGK encoded by the coding sequence ATGCGCCCGGTTGTGCAACGCATTTTCCTGGTCATCGTTCTGACGATTCTTGCCATTCAGCCCGCTTCTCCATGGTGGGACAACGGGCACGTCTTGATCAATCGGACCGCGGCGCTGAAGGTGCCCGCCAGCATGCCTTCTTTCATGCGCCTGGCCGCCGAACGCCTCGCCTACCTCGGCCCGGAACCGGATCGCTGGCGCGAGCGTTCCGAGTTCTCTCTCAAGAATTCACAAGAGCCCGACCACTACCTCAACATGGAGATGGTTGCCGACGTTCCTGACCTTCCCCAGGGACGCTACGATTATTACCGCCTGCTCTATGCCAAGCGCGTGGCCGCGAAAAAAAACGGCGACGAGTTTCTGCCGGAAACGGTTGGCACGCAGCCCTACATTACGATCGAGATTTATGATCGGCTGAAAGTCGCTTTCCGTGAATACCGGCGTATGAAGCAGCAGAACCTGCCGACCGAAGCGGTCGAGCAGAACGCCGTCTTGTACGCGGGATGGCTCGGGCACTACGTTGCTGACGGGTCCAACCCCCTGCACACCACGATCAGTTACGACGGTTGGGTCGGTCCCAACCCGAACGGCTACACCACGCAGAAGGGCATTCACGCAGAGTTTGAAGGACGCTTTGTCACTCGCACGCTGGACCAGATGGAGATCGCGAGCCTGGTGCAGGAGCCTGTACGCCAGAAGGATCCCTGGCACGATTACCTGCAATACCTTCGCGATTCCAACCATCTGGTCGAAAAGGTCTATCAACTCGAAAAGGCTGGCGAATGGAAGGACACGGGCACTCCGGAATCACGCCAATTCCTGCGCCAGCGCCTGGCCGCCGGCGCGCAGATGCTGCTCAACCTCTGGTACACAGCGTGGGAGGAAAGCGCATTGCCCGTGCCACCGCGTTCCCCAACTCCCGCAAGCGGAAAATAA
- a CDS encoding ferritin-like domain-containing protein, with protein MKIENLQQLFVDELQDLYSAEKQIIEALPKMEEKASSGELRQAFNKHLEQSRVHLQRLDRVFDQLRGVDREDKTCDGIKGIIKEGEKLIKDAKDPDTRDAGMIAGAQRVEHYEIAAYGTVRTYAALLGQQEVARILQETLDEEKETDRLLNQIAERINVEARAA; from the coding sequence GTGAAAATCGAGAACCTGCAACAACTATTTGTGGATGAACTTCAGGACTTGTACTCAGCGGAAAAGCAGATCATCGAAGCGTTGCCGAAGATGGAGGAAAAGGCTTCATCTGGTGAATTGCGCCAGGCTTTCAACAAGCACCTGGAGCAATCGCGCGTGCACCTGCAGCGCCTGGACCGCGTTTTCGACCAGCTCCGAGGCGTCGATCGTGAGGATAAAACCTGCGATGGCATCAAAGGGATCATCAAGGAAGGCGAAAAGCTGATCAAGGACGCAAAGGATCCGGACACGCGGGATGCGGGCATGATTGCCGGCGCGCAGCGAGTGGAACACTACGAAATTGCAGCGTATGGAACGGTGCGCACCTATGCCGCCCTGCTGGGGCAGCAGGAAGTTGCGCGTATCCTGCAGGAGACGCTTGACGAGGAGAAGGAAACCGATCGCCTGCTGAACCAGATCGCAGAACGGATTAACGTGGAAGCGCGTGCGGCATAG
- a CDS encoding methyltransferase domain-containing protein: MKSPRYNKGMTPEQQLRDEFNHWAETGRGAEMEKHHLDITEKTIRIMDLRPGERVLDLSCGTGWATRLLARLVGEGPQGFGQVIGVDISDEMIRQARVASRDFENVMFIWGSAQQIPWEENFFDKALSVEAFYYYPDQERTLAELFRVLAPRGRFFLLINLYKDNPYSLRWVEELKIPVHVRSEAEYVQLLKAHAFEDVEAMRIPDETPTPDEYSGKWFRNAAELRDFKRIGALLLTGRKPDVRSMAPAYQIY, encoded by the coding sequence ATGAAATCTCCTCGCTACAATAAAGGCATGACTCCCGAACAGCAGCTACGCGATGAGTTCAACCACTGGGCCGAGACAGGCCGCGGCGCGGAGATGGAAAAACACCATCTCGACATCACCGAAAAAACGATCCGGATCATGGACCTGCGGCCGGGCGAGCGTGTCCTGGATTTGAGCTGCGGCACCGGCTGGGCTACGCGCCTGCTGGCCCGCCTGGTCGGCGAAGGGCCGCAAGGCTTTGGGCAAGTGATCGGCGTTGACATTTCTGACGAAATGATCCGCCAGGCGCGCGTCGCGTCGAGAGATTTCGAAAACGTCATGTTCATATGGGGCTCGGCGCAACAGATTCCCTGGGAAGAGAACTTCTTCGACAAAGCGCTATCGGTCGAGGCCTTTTATTATTATCCCGACCAGGAGCGCACGCTCGCGGAGTTGTTCCGCGTGTTGGCACCGCGCGGCCGGTTTTTCCTGCTTATCAACCTGTACAAAGACAATCCTTATTCCCTGCGTTGGGTAGAGGAGTTGAAGATCCCTGTCCACGTGCGTTCCGAGGCCGAGTACGTGCAGTTACTGAAGGCGCATGCTTTCGAAGATGTCGAAGCCATGCGCATCCCCGACGAGACACCCACACCCGATGAATACAGTGGAAAGTGGTTCCGCAATGCCGCGGAGCTTCGCGATTTCAAACGTATTGGAGCGCTGCTGCTGACCGGGCGCAAGCCGGACGTTCGCTCGATGGCTCCTGCCTACCAGATCTACTGA
- the prfB gene encoding peptide chain release factor 2 (programmed frameshift) → MLEEFEQQYLPLRDKVRELREYLDVPRLREQMQRVEKEASNPNLWSNPEKSQTVMRERKRLEDMLSTEAELARRISDLDAYFELGREGEDVSNDLQRELASLRDRVEKLETETLLSGENDARNAIVTIHPGAGGTESQDWAEMLLRMYMRWAERQGFKAELNDYQPGEEAGIKSATFTVNGDYAYGLMTSEIGVHRLVRMSPFDQAKRRHTSFASVFVSPEIDESIQVDIRPEDLRVDTYRSGGKGGQHVNTTDSAVRITHLTTGIVVSCQNERSQHKNRDRAMSMLRSRLYEHELEKKRAQSKKIEDSKLEIDFGSQIRSYVLAPYRMVKDLRTRFEMGDVDRVLDGDLQPFIRAYLLMRRSEQQQLNT, encoded by the exons ATGCTGGAAGAATTCGAACAGCAATATCTCCCGTTGCGCGACAAAGTGCGTGAGCTGCGGGAGTATCTT GACGTTCCCCGGCTGCGCGAGCAGATGCAGCGGGTGGAAAAAGAAGCTTCCAACCCCAACCTCTGGTCGAATCCTGAAAAATCCCAGACTGTGATGCGGGAGCGCAAGCGCCTGGAGGACATGCTGTCCACGGAAGCCGAACTGGCGCGCCGCATTAGCGATCTCGACGCCTATTTCGAACTCGGACGCGAAGGCGAGGATGTTTCCAACGACCTGCAGCGCGAGCTTGCGTCGCTGCGTGATCGCGTCGAGAAGCTTGAAACTGAAACGCTGCTCTCCGGCGAGAACGATGCGCGCAATGCGATCGTCACCATCCACCCTGGCGCCGGCGGCACCGAGTCGCAGGACTGGGCCGAGATGCTGCTTCGCATGTACATGCGATGGGCGGAGCGCCAGGGCTTCAAAGCCGAACTGAACGATTACCAGCCCGGCGAAGAAGCGGGCATCAAGTCGGCTACTTTCACGGTCAACGGAGATTACGCTTATGGGCTGATGACCAGCGAGATCGGCGTGCATCGCCTGGTTCGCATGTCGCCCTTTGACCAGGCCAAGCGGCGCCACACTTCCTTTGCCAGCGTCTTTGTGTCGCCGGAAATCGATGAGTCCATCCAGGTGGACATCCGGCCGGAAGACCTGCGCGTCGATACCTATCGATCCGGCGGCAAGGGCGGACAACACGTCAACACCACCGATTCGGCCGTGCGCATCACGCACTTGACCACCGGCATCGTCGTGAGCTGCCAGAACGAGCGATCGCAGCACAAGAACCGCGATCGCGCCATGAGCATGCTGCGCTCCCGGCTTTACGAGCATGAATTGGAAAAGAAGCGCGCTCAGAGCAAGAAGATCGAGGACTCCAAACTCGAGATCGATTTCGGCTCGCAGATCCGGTCCTACGTGCTGGCGCCCTATCGCATGGTCAAGGACCTGCGCACTCGTTTCGAGATGGGGGATGTAGACCGCGTGCTCGACGGAGACCTGCAGCCCTTTATCCGGGCTTACTTGCTCATGCGGCGCAGCGAGCAGCAACAGTTAAACACCTAG
- the lnt gene encoding apolipoprotein N-acyltransferase translates to MDDANGNDRKDARLVELGRGARPFLVARGELASQPRLARSAWILAVASGVLQSLIYPLPALSFLAWLALAPVFVAIVRGQKVAGEDFAPVSARQGFLLGYVGGVIWSFGTTYWIYHVMHSYGGLDGPTSLGVLILFCLALGVMWGVFGLLLAILAKGLLRQKALLLAPFLWVPLEIVRGFPFDFPWDPLGTVVVNNIPLTRIATATGVYGLSFEIVLVNTAFAAAFLVDAKRRRMVLLATICVAGLLQAGELVQPARLPADRTARLVQANIPILNGEQWTSQYFQSTLRELNELSVPRPGELGPTELSPDLIVWPESPAPFFINNPEFRAAVSEVARRTHATLVVGSLGLPNGTQSASQLYNSAAVIAPSGDWIARYDKIHLVPFGEYVPFKRLLSFAGKLTREVGDFIPGTSRQPLALGDYRMGVFICYEAVYPAEIREFAKNGAQVFVNISDDAWFGQTGAPVQHLNQARMRAIENNRWLVRATDTGITVAIDPYGRVVAQAARNVRTSIDVPYSVVRGTTFYTRHGNWFVWLCAIISLIALLATLPFVRHLLFEGWHFNR, encoded by the coding sequence ATGGATGATGCCAACGGCAATGATCGCAAAGACGCCCGGCTGGTGGAACTGGGTCGGGGCGCGCGTCCGTTCCTGGTTGCTCGCGGCGAACTCGCGAGTCAACCTCGCTTGGCCCGCTCGGCATGGATCCTCGCGGTTGCATCGGGCGTGCTGCAGAGCCTCATCTATCCCCTGCCTGCATTAAGTTTCCTCGCCTGGCTTGCCTTAGCACCCGTCTTCGTGGCCATTGTGCGCGGCCAAAAAGTAGCCGGGGAGGACTTCGCGCCGGTCAGCGCCCGCCAGGGTTTTCTGCTCGGTTATGTGGGCGGGGTGATTTGGTCGTTTGGAACGACGTACTGGATCTACCACGTCATGCACAGCTATGGCGGGCTGGACGGTCCCACCTCATTGGGTGTCCTGATTCTGTTTTGCCTTGCGCTGGGCGTGATGTGGGGGGTCTTCGGCCTGCTGCTGGCGATCCTGGCCAAGGGCCTGCTGCGCCAGAAGGCGTTGTTGCTGGCGCCGTTCCTGTGGGTGCCGCTGGAGATCGTCCGCGGATTCCCTTTCGATTTTCCCTGGGATCCGCTCGGCACTGTGGTGGTGAATAACATTCCGCTGACCCGCATCGCGACCGCAACCGGGGTCTACGGCCTGTCTTTTGAAATCGTTCTGGTCAACACCGCATTCGCCGCGGCCTTCCTGGTAGACGCGAAACGGCGTCGCATGGTGCTATTGGCAACCATATGTGTGGCTGGCTTGCTGCAAGCGGGCGAACTAGTGCAGCCGGCGCGGCTCCCCGCCGATCGCACCGCCCGGCTGGTGCAGGCGAATATACCGATCCTCAACGGCGAGCAGTGGACCTCACAATATTTCCAGAGTACCTTGCGCGAACTGAACGAACTCAGCGTGCCGCGACCCGGCGAACTCGGCCCCACCGAGTTGTCGCCCGACCTGATCGTGTGGCCGGAGTCGCCGGCGCCGTTCTTCATCAACAATCCCGAGTTTCGAGCTGCCGTCAGCGAAGTTGCGCGCCGCACCCACGCGACGCTGGTGGTGGGCAGCCTGGGCTTGCCCAACGGTACTCAGTCAGCGTCACAGCTGTACAACTCGGCCGCGGTTATTGCCCCGAGCGGCGACTGGATCGCACGGTACGACAAGATCCACCTTGTGCCCTTTGGCGAGTATGTTCCCTTCAAGCGCCTGTTGAGCTTTGCCGGCAAACTCACGCGCGAGGTTGGCGACTTCATTCCCGGCACATCGCGCCAACCCCTCGCTCTAGGCGACTACCGCATGGGCGTCTTTATCTGCTACGAGGCGGTGTACCCGGCGGAAATCCGCGAGTTCGCGAAAAACGGCGCGCAGGTCTTCGTCAACATCTCCGACGACGCCTGGTTCGGCCAGACCGGCGCGCCGGTGCAACACCTGAACCAGGCGCGCATGCGCGCGATTGAAAACAATCGCTGGCTGGTGCGCGCCACCGATACCGGCATCACCGTTGCTATCGATCCCTATGGCCGCGTGGTGGCGCAGGCTGCGCGCAACGTGAGGACTTCCATCGACGTGCCTTACAGCGTCGTGCGCGGTACCACGTTTTACACCCGGCACGGAAACTGGTTCGTCTGGCTGTGTGCGATAATTTCCTTGATAGCGTTGCTCGCAACTCTGCCCTTTGTTCGTCACCTGTTATTCGAGGGCTGGCATTTCAATCGATGA
- a CDS encoding saccharopine dehydrogenase C-terminal domain-containing protein produces MKLLVIGAGMMGSAAAYDMARAETVESVTLADMDRKRAREAATHINKLAGTKKVRAVEVDARSEKSAVKLMRGHDAALSAVPYFFNLGLARAAVEARCHFADLGGNNTVVRQEFALDRKAAKRDVALAPDCGLSPGMASILAGELMRRIGGEAAALKIYVGGLPENPKPPFNYQLVFSVEGLINEYAEPAKILRNGKIVEIEPLTEPEVFRLEGFPPLEAFHTSGGTSTLPETYRGKVGECFEKTLRYRGHLAMIRALYDLGLFAKEKRKLGKVEVGPRELMAQLFEERFAGMDPDITILRIEVHEKRPGGLRALLAEKRPARVLSFTLVDHYDPRTGMTSMMRTTAWPASIIVQMLAAGEIATRGAVRQELDVPAEAFLAAMARRGIQIHYEER; encoded by the coding sequence TTGAAGCTGTTGGTGATCGGCGCAGGCATGATGGGATCGGCGGCAGCATACGACATGGCGCGCGCGGAAACGGTGGAGTCGGTCACGCTGGCTGACATGGACCGCAAGCGCGCCAGAGAAGCGGCAACGCACATCAACAAGTTGGCCGGAACGAAAAAAGTGCGGGCCGTCGAGGTCGACGCGCGAAGCGAAAAATCGGCTGTGAAACTGATGCGCGGACATGATGCCGCGCTCTCCGCGGTGCCGTACTTCTTCAATCTGGGTCTGGCACGCGCGGCGGTGGAGGCTCGTTGCCACTTCGCCGACCTCGGGGGAAACAACACCGTCGTCCGCCAGGAATTCGCTCTCGACCGCAAGGCCGCCAAGCGTGACGTCGCCCTTGCGCCCGATTGCGGCCTCTCCCCCGGCATGGCGTCAATTCTTGCGGGCGAATTGATGCGGAGGATCGGCGGCGAGGCCGCCGCGCTGAAAATCTATGTCGGCGGACTGCCTGAAAATCCTAAGCCACCTTTCAACTACCAGCTCGTGTTTTCCGTAGAAGGTCTCATCAACGAATACGCCGAACCAGCGAAAATCCTGCGCAACGGAAAGATCGTCGAAATCGAGCCGCTTACCGAGCCCGAGGTCTTCCGCCTCGAAGGCTTTCCACCGCTGGAAGCATTCCACACTTCGGGAGGCACCTCAACGCTGCCCGAAACCTATCGCGGCAAGGTGGGTGAATGTTTCGAGAAGACGCTGCGCTACCGCGGTCACTTGGCGATGATTCGCGCGCTCTATGACCTGGGTCTGTTTGCAAAAGAGAAAAGGAAATTGGGAAAAGTTGAGGTCGGCCCGCGCGAACTGATGGCCCAGTTGTTCGAGGAACGCTTCGCGGGCATGGATCCTGACATCACTATCCTGCGCATCGAGGTGCACGAAAAGCGTCCCGGCGGCCTGCGCGCGTTGCTGGCGGAGAAACGCCCGGCTCGCGTTCTCTCGTTCACCCTGGTGGACCACTACGACCCGCGCACCGGAATGACCTCGATGATGCGCACGACCGCATGGCCGGCTTCGATCATCGTGCAGATGCTCGCCGCCGGTGAAATCGCAACGCGCGGCGCGGTCCGGCAGGAATTGGATGTCCCGGCGGAAGCGTTTCTGGCTGCCATGGCTCGCCGCGGCATCCAAATTCATTACGAAGAGAGATGA
- a CDS encoding HD domain-containing protein: protein MPDSHKLKKRILSRPLSEKFNDALVYAARLHRDQPRKGQDIPYLGHLLGVASLVLESSGDEEMAIAALLHDAVEDQGGRPRLEEIRRIFGAKVARIVNGCTDSDEIDPDCKAPWCERKEKYIAHVEREADAEVRLVSAADKVHNARAILSDHYEIGDRVFDRFSGKKQGTLWYYRALVGAFRIAEGRDDADQAAAHGRKRLVNELSRVVEELERRAGGPGVNPCRG from the coding sequence ATGCCCGATTCTCACAAGCTCAAGAAGCGCATCCTCTCTCGCCCACTGAGCGAGAAGTTCAACGACGCGCTGGTCTATGCAGCTCGCCTGCACCGCGACCAGCCGCGCAAGGGGCAGGACATCCCTTACCTCGGGCACCTGCTGGGGGTGGCCTCGCTGGTGCTGGAATCCAGTGGCGATGAAGAGATGGCGATCGCTGCGCTTCTCCACGACGCGGTCGAAGACCAGGGTGGACGGCCGCGCCTGGAGGAAATCCGCAGGATATTCGGCGCCAAGGTTGCGCGCATTGTGAACGGCTGCACCGACTCTGATGAAATCGATCCCGACTGCAAGGCGCCATGGTGCGAGCGCAAGGAGAAGTACATCGCCCACGTCGAGCGCGAAGCCGATGCCGAGGTGAGGCTCGTGTCCGCGGCGGACAAAGTCCACAATGCCCGAGCCATTCTCTCCGACCATTACGAGATTGGCGACCGCGTCTTCGACCGTTTCAGCGGAAAGAAGCAGGGCACGTTATGGTATTACCGCGCCCTGGTAGGCGCATTTCGCATCGCCGAGGGACGCGACGATGCAGATCAAGCGGCTGCTCACGGCCGCAAACGCCTGGTGAACGAATTGTCACGCGTGGTCGAGGAACTGGAACGGCGCGCCGGCGGCCCAGGAGTGAACCCATGCCGCGGATGA
- a CDS encoding cation transporter, with product MVTASSQDFSAVRLGRRLEYLTLAWNSLEAFVAIVAGVIAGSIALVGFGLDSVIECFSGGVLLWRLRAGEEGERREQLALRLVGLSFFALAMYVTYDAVASLVKHEKPESSWFGIAVAIASLIAMPLLARAKRRVAAQLNSSALRADSRQTDICAYLSAILLGGLLLNALLRWWWADPVAGLIMVPIIAREGLEALRGKTCCESPTCDRNHG from the coding sequence ATGGTGACAGCATCTTCTCAAGATTTTTCGGCCGTCCGGCTTGGGCGAAGACTCGAGTACCTCACCCTGGCGTGGAACTCGCTCGAAGCGTTCGTCGCCATCGTGGCTGGCGTCATCGCCGGCTCTATCGCGCTGGTCGGGTTTGGGCTTGATTCCGTCATTGAGTGCTTCTCCGGCGGCGTCCTGCTATGGCGGCTTCGGGCGGGAGAAGAAGGCGAGCGGCGAGAACAATTGGCGCTGCGGCTGGTCGGCCTGAGCTTTTTCGCGCTCGCAATGTACGTTACGTATGACGCTGTCGCTTCACTGGTGAAGCATGAAAAGCCGGAAAGCAGCTGGTTCGGTATCGCGGTTGCGATCGCGTCATTGATTGCCATGCCGCTGCTTGCGCGTGCCAAGCGGCGGGTTGCGGCCCAATTGAACAGCAGCGCGCTGCGCGCAGATTCGCGCCAAACCGACATCTGCGCTTATCTCTCGGCCATTCTGCTCGGGGGACTGCTGCTGAATGCGCTGTTGCGGTGGTGGTGGGCCGATCCCGTCGCCGGGCTCATCATGGTGCCGATCATCGCTCGCGAGGGCCTGGAAGCTCTGCGCGGAAAAACTTGCTGTGAGTCCCCAACATGCGATAGGAATCATGGGTAA
- a CDS encoding ankyrin repeat domain-containing protein — MASGNDLIAGIKANDLIRAREALRANPALATERDENGISAVMNALYRGQTVVVQLLLASGISLDVFEAATLGNIARLRELLDENRAQVNSWSPDGFTPLHLACFFGQEEAAKFLLDRGAEVTAIAQNPMRVQPLHSAAAGRRLPIVRVLLERGAPVNARQHLGWTALHEAANQGNREMAECLLRHGADPAAGNDEGKTAIEIANERGHTELAQMFSRKRAAG, encoded by the coding sequence GTGGCTTCAGGCAATGATCTGATTGCAGGCATCAAGGCGAATGACCTCATCCGCGCCCGGGAAGCTTTGCGGGCCAATCCTGCACTCGCGACCGAACGCGACGAAAACGGCATTTCCGCGGTAATGAACGCACTTTATCGCGGTCAGACCGTGGTCGTGCAACTGCTGCTTGCATCGGGTATCTCCCTCGACGTGTTCGAAGCGGCGACGCTGGGCAACATCGCTCGTTTGCGGGAGTTGCTGGATGAGAACCGCGCGCAAGTGAATTCCTGGTCCCCCGATGGCTTCACCCCTCTCCATTTGGCTTGCTTTTTTGGACAAGAAGAAGCAGCGAAGTTCCTGTTAGACCGTGGCGCGGAGGTGACGGCGATAGCGCAGAATCCAATGCGCGTGCAACCTCTGCACAGCGCTGCCGCGGGACGCCGATTGCCTATCGTCCGCGTGCTGCTGGAGCGCGGAGCGCCCGTGAATGCGCGTCAGCACTTGGGCTGGACGGCGCTGCATGAAGCGGCGAACCAGGGAAATCGTGAAATGGCGGAGTGTTTGCTGCGGCACGGGGCCGATCCAGCTGCGGGCAACGATGAGGGAAAGACCGCCATCGAGATCGCGAACGAGCGCGGGCACACTGAACTGGCGCAGATGTTCAGCCGGAAGCGGGCGGCCGGTTAG
- a CDS encoding DoxX family protein, whose product MKALTKYLDRLQPLALLILRLVLATIMIAHGSQKVFGGMPRHESLVSAIGFPAWMAYLSAAAEFGGGILVLLGVLTRLGALAITIDLAVAIVKVHAKAGLRGPGGFEFPLAVVAIAFALIFFGAGPISLDTIFSGRPTLDRGR is encoded by the coding sequence ATGAAAGCGTTGACCAAGTATCTCGACCGTCTGCAGCCTCTGGCCCTGCTGATCCTGCGCCTGGTTCTGGCGACGATCATGATCGCGCACGGCTCGCAGAAGGTTTTCGGCGGAATGCCGCGGCACGAGTCACTGGTGTCCGCCATTGGCTTCCCGGCGTGGATGGCCTATCTTTCGGCAGCGGCCGAGTTCGGGGGCGGCATCCTGGTATTGCTCGGCGTTTTGACGCGCTTGGGCGCGCTGGCCATCACGATCGACTTGGCGGTTGCCATCGTGAAAGTGCATGCGAAAGCGGGCCTGCGCGGGCCCGGCGGTTTTGAATTTCCTCTGGCCGTGGTGGCAATCGCATTCGCGTTGATTTTCTTCGGCGCCGGACCCATCTCGCTCGACACCATCTTCAGCGGAAGGCCCACTCTCGATCGCGGGCGCTAA
- a CDS encoding Clp protease N-terminal domain-containing protein, with translation MGRVVFRLPVGGLRYNVTGADLAALAAVLLLLFAYLWLLRSARHRETRFTSEAQRAIAFARVEAERLQSPTIEPVHLLLGLLHVAVPAIVRYLPADSHQAIREEIRDRVGGGAIVDYRDDLPFSDDAQRALVAAAREARGLNSRQIGAEHLLLGLLHSDTSLAALILRERGLRLDPLRASLGGWQE, from the coding sequence ATGGGCAGGGTTGTATTCAGACTGCCGGTAGGCGGGTTGCGATACAACGTCACCGGCGCCGACTTGGCTGCGCTGGCGGCGGTGCTGCTGCTTTTGTTTGCTTATCTGTGGCTGCTGCGCTCGGCGCGACATCGTGAAACTCGCTTCACTAGCGAAGCGCAACGTGCCATCGCCTTTGCGCGCGTCGAGGCCGAACGCTTGCAATCGCCGACCATCGAACCCGTGCATCTGCTTCTTGGGCTGCTGCATGTCGCCGTGCCAGCGATCGTGCGCTACTTGCCTGCCGATTCGCACCAAGCCATTCGGGAGGAGATCAGGGACCGCGTCGGCGGCGGGGCCATCGTGGATTACCGCGATGACCTTCCCTTCAGTGACGATGCGCAGCGCGCCCTGGTGGCGGCGGCGCGTGAAGCTCGCGGCCTCAACTCACGCCAGATCGGAGCCGAGCACCTGCTGCTCGGATTGCTCCACTCCGATACTTCCCTTGCCGCGCTCATCCTTCGCGAACGCGGTCTCCGACTCGACCCGTTGCGTGCCTCGCTCGGCGGCTGGCAGGAATAA